In Synergistaceae bacterium, the genomic stretch GATATTTCAGATAGGAAGCTTCATTGTTTCTCTTGCTTCCTTCACCCAAACGACTGAGGGCAGATTGTAGGAAAATCGACTCCATCAGCTGACTATTGGCATACGTAAAGCTTCTAAGAAGTAGCAGTAGAGTAAAGTCATCCTTACTCCAGTCGCCACTTAAATTGGAACCATAAAAAAGTTCTCTTGCTCGTTGGTTAAAACGACACATGGTATCAATAATAGTTCTGCTATCGGGTAACTCTCCTGTGCTAGTTGGTGCTTCTGATAAGGCTCTAGTTTGAGCTCTAGGGGCATAATCTTGGTACAGTTGATTCAGTTCCTTGTCATAATCTATTAATGCTCCTGAGCCTTTTAAGTGCCTTGAATCGACATCACCAGTCATGGCAATGCAGTGGTTATCTTGATAGATTTCAATACCATTGACCTGGCTATTAATGTTACCTAGCACTCGCCCTTTACAAAAGATATGAATACCTTCTTTTGACTGGGAAAGCTCCATATAACTGCCCGTAAAGGTCTCTATGATTGCTTTTGATAGTAGGTTTAGGGAATCATTTTCAAGGCAATGGTCGAGGTCAATACATGCAAATGGATCATCACTTGAAAGCACAAATGCAAGACCATCAACTTCTGAATGAACTAGCACAGAAAGTGCTTCTTCAAAGCTTGTCCACATCTTTTTGCTATTCCAATCACTGGCAGAAAGAGTTAATGCACTCATTGGAATTTTAGCGATTTTTGTTTCACCATATCGGTTTGTGCGTGGTATTTTTTTAAAGACAACCCACTGGGGGCTGTCTTGTAATTCTTTTGGAATGTTTTTTTGATATTGATTTATTAGTTTTTCTTTCATCTGTTCCTCCTGTTTTTATTGATAATGGAGGTACAAGCTGGTAAACTAATCTTGTCTAGGGATGGTTTACCAAGTGTACTTCCATCTTGCCCTCCGCTTAGGTGCTGGGGGCGTTTTTTATTGCTGCTTTTATAATCTCTAGTATGGTTTCTAACTCACTTTGCTTAGCTTCTGATAAATCCTTGTAACTGCTCAATCGACAGAGTTCTTCATGGATGGATTGCAGGCTACTACGACATTTAGCAATTACATTTTGAGTGGCTGCAACTTGGATGGGTGCTTCTAGAATCGCCTTTGTCATATACTCTTGCCTTGAAAGTCCTGATAGAGCAATCTTTGCAAATATCTTTTCTCTATCTTCCTCAGAAACTCTAAAGGCAATGGTCGTGGAGAGAATTCTGTTTTTATCAGATTCTTTGTGTTGCTCTTTACGAATCTCATTTTTATTTTCTTCTAACGCTTTCCACTGGGCTTTTGTAAGCCTTTCTGCTTGTGGCTTCTTCTTTTCGACTACTTCTTTGTAACTTGGAAATTTAGGAGCTTTCATTGCCAGTCTCCTTATTTAGCCTATTTGCCATATCGACTTGCTTATTTGGGAACATATGACCATAGTCCATGAGCACCTTGAGACTTTCATGACCAGTTCTAGCTGCAATATCTACTGGGGTGAATCCCATTTCAATTAGTAGTGATATATGGCTATGACGAAGGGCATGAAGCTTGATTCTTTTAACGCCAGCAATCTTAATTCCACGATCCATTTCTTTATTGAAATAGCT encodes the following:
- a CDS encoding DNA primase; this translates as MKEKLINQYQKNIPKELQDSPQWVVFKKIPRTNRYGETKIAKIPMSALTLSASDWNSKKMWTSFEEALSVLVHSEVDGLAFVLSSDDPFACIDLDHCLENDSLNLLSKAIIETFTGSYMELSQSKEGIHIFCKGRVLGNINSQVNGIEIYQDNHCIAMTGDVDSRHLKGSGALIDYDKELNQLYQDYAPRAQTRALSEAPTSTGELPDSRTIIDTMCRFNQRARELFYGSNLSGDWSKDDFTLLLLLRSFTYANSQLMESIFLQSALSRLGEGSKRNNEASYLKYLRKSIQKANQIGHQNFWDYQFMKPQRKELSR